In a genomic window of Salminus brasiliensis chromosome 12, fSalBra1.hap2, whole genome shotgun sequence:
- the dele1 gene encoding death ligand signal enhancer, giving the protein MWRVPGLLGRVLSRCHGNGPLRLSNGHHVEDEVISSSTVLSTGCHSLDSSSQRAEDGDQNKKKKKRRTSQFCYAGLARYTALDAVGWGAAALLFMQLCRRIHSQFSSVGEQNPGPARLREPGFIQKCTYRVLLDILSRRDMLPTGVSGMCLKEALVSPGQSEGSSSSDGVHSYSSSSVAEPVPDLQTTHQQGETLSHSATGETSLDFDVLGAAAAGQEQPAESQTAPTLDQAVQNLREVTDSSVPIILNIMGLGSAEAGDYEAAFECFLASAQQDYSKAQFNTGVCYETGRGVHKDLSKALQYYRRAAAAGHRQAQYRCAKLLLNSRGQKNTTDADTAAALSLLHKAAAAGLTEAQLYLGVLLSQEEDTDGGQSVQYFRMAAESGDSTGLLFLGQCYEQGFGVPQCYSTAVSLYQQAASKGNQKAEDTLQELHSREVLRSIRSAPCLSILDQLHLSAMFPQVSQEVGLVPKHQLDWPTQPLPHSWSTGSLLAPLPFSVQAVNSNGSRGGWIIGVG; this is encoded by the exons ATGTGGCGAGTCCCCGGCCTGCTGGGGAGAG TTTTGAGTCGTTGTCATGGGAACGGACCTCTACGTCTCTCGAACGGTCACCACGTGGAAGATGAGGTCATCAGCTCCTCGACGGTCCTGTCCACCGGCTGCCACAGCCTGGACAGCAG ctctcagagAGCGGAGGATGGAGATcagaataagaagaagaagaagaggaggacgTCGCAGTTCTGTTATGCTGGACTGGCACGATATACAGCACTGGATGCAGTGGGATgg ggtgctGCAGCGCTCCTGTTCATGCAGCTATGCAGGAGGATCCACTCTCAGTTCTCTTCTGTGGGCGAACAGAACCCGGGACCGGCCCGCCTCAGAGAACCAGGCTTCATCCAGAAGTGCACCTACAGGGTTCTGCTCGACATCC TGTCCCGACGCGACATGTTACCCACAGGAGTGAGCGGGATGTGTCTGAAGGAGGCGCTGGTGAGCCCGGGTCAGAGtgaaggcagcagcagcagtgatggtgttcacagctacagcagcagctctgttgCAGAGCCTGTCCCTGACCTGCAGACCACTCACCAACAGGGGGAGACACTGAGCCACAGCGCCACAG GTGAGACCTCCCTTGATTTTGACGTCCTCGGAGCAGCAGCCGCTGGCCAGGAGCAGCCAGCCGAAAGCCAGACAGCTCCCACTCTGGACCAGGCTGTGCAGAATCTGAGAGAAGTGACGGACAGCAGCGTACCCATAATCCTCAACATCATGG gtctGGGCAGCGCTGAGGCAGGTGATTATGAAGCAGCTTTCGAGTGTTTTCTGGCCTCGGCCCAGCAGGACTACAGCAAAGCTCAGTTTAACACTGGAGTGTGTTATGAGACGGGCCGGGGGGTCCATAAAGACCTCAgcaag gCGTTGCAGTATTACAGGCGTGCAGCTGCAGCAGGGCACAGGCAGGCTCAGTACCGCTGTGCTAAACTCCTTCTGAACAGCAGGGGGCAGAAGAACACCACAGACGCCgacactgctgctgctctgtcTCTGCTGCACAAAGCAGCGGCCGCTGGACTCACTGAG GCTCAGCTGTATCTGGGTGTGTTGCTCTCTCAGGAGGAGGACACTGACGGAGGACAGTCTGTGCAGTACTTCAGGATGGCAGCAGAGAGCGGA gacAGTACTGGACTGCTGTTCCTAGGTCAGTGCTATGAGCAGGGGTTTGGGGTTCCGCAGTGTTACAGCACTGCTGTCAGTCTGTACCAGCAGGCGGCCTCTAAAGGAAACCAGAAGGCCGAGGACACACTCCAAGAGCTGCACAGCAGGGAGG TCTTGCGTTCTATCCGTTCCGCTCCTTGTCTCTCGATTCTGGATCAGCTGCATTTGAGTGCCATGTTTCCACAAGTGTCGCAGGAGGTGGGGCTTGTGCCAAAGCATCAGCTCGATTGGCCCACTCAACCTCTCCCTCATTCATGGAGCACGGGCAGTCTGTTAGCTCCGCTCCCATTCTCTGTTCAGGCTGTGAACTCCAATGGCAGCAGGGGAGGCTGGATTATAGGGGTGggataa